One genomic region from Rosa rugosa chromosome 1, drRosRugo1.1, whole genome shotgun sequence encodes:
- the LOC133726339 gene encoding CSC1-like protein HYP1, which translates to MILSALLTSVGINLGLCLLFFTLYSVLRKQPSNAKVYAPRSVAAKGAPAETNGFDFDRLLPTAGWVKRAWQPSEDQLLSVTSLDAVVFMRIFIFSLKVFGFGGIIGVFVLLPINFLGTQLEVDFWDLPHKSLDSFSISNVDDGSNWLWVHFCAAYIFSAVVCYLLYNEYGYISSRRIAHFYSSKPQPDQFTVLVRGIPVLSGSSCSETVEKFFTEYYSSTYLSHLLVRRTSKLQRLTSDADKVYRTLARLKSEKDPQQRFKRDGLFGRKVDVLDHYGKKLDDLDDTVRLEQSSLAGKEVSAAFVSFKSRLAAAIAVHIQQGTNPTEWVTESAPEPQDVHWPFFSSSFIKRWVFKLVVVVACAALTILFLIPVAIVQGLANLAQLETWFPFLKSILSLTVVSQVITGYLPSLILQLFLSFVPPIMIVLSSMEGYISFSQIQKGACTKMLWFTIWNIFFANVLSGTALYRVDILLEPKKIPGLLADAVPAQASFFIAYVVTSGWTSVSSELFRMTPLIFSMIKRLFSGKDSDEFEVPSISYHSEIPRILFFGVLGITYFFLAPLILPFLLVYCCMGYLIYRNQLLNVYAPKYETGGKFWPIVHNSTIFSLVLMHIIAIGLFGIKKLPLASSLMIPLPILTLLFNEYCRKRFLPIFKSYPVECLVRKDKEDQSDPSMDAFYDKLSTAYKDPVLMPIRHRRSTDDHNSPLLPAEV; encoded by the exons ATGATCCTCTCTGCGCTTTTAACCTCAGTAGGAATTAATCTGGGTCTATGTTTGCTATTCTTCACTCTCTACTCTGTTCTGAGGAAGCAACCCAGTAACGCCAAGGTTTATGCACCGCGCTCTGTTGCTGCAAAAGGAGCACCAGCTGAAACAAATGGCTTCGATTTCGATAGATTGTTGCCCACTGCAGGTTGGGTGAAACGGGCATGGCAGCCCTCTGAGGATCAGCTCTTGTCTGTCACCAGTTTGGATGCCGTGGTGTTTATGCGCATTTTCATCTTCAG TTTGAAGGTGTTTGGGTTTGGTGGGATTATTGGGGTTTTTGTTCTTCTGCCAATAAATTTTCTGGGGACCCAGCTGGAGGTGGATTTTTGGGATTTGCCCCACAAGTCTTTGGACTCGTTTAGTATTTCGAATGTGGATGATGGCTCAAACTG GTTATGGGTTCATTTTTGTGCAGCATATATTTTCAGTGCAGTCGTCTGCTATCTTCTTTACAAT GAGTACGGCTATATCTCATCAAGAAGAATTGCTCACTTCTATTCATCCAAACCTCAGCCTGATCAGTTCACAGTATTGGTTCGTGGTATTCCTGTCCTATCTGGGAGCAGCTGCAGTGAAACTGTTGAAAAATTCTTTACAGAATATTACTCTTCTACTTATCTTTCACACTTGTTGGTTCGTCGAACTAGCAAACTCCAACGTCTCACT AGTGATGCAGACAAGGTATACAGAACGCTTGCCCGTCTAAAGTCAGAAAAGGATCCACAGCAAAGATTCAAGCGTGATGGGCTTTTTGGACGCAAAGTCGATGTGTTGGATCACTATGGAAAGAAATTGGATGATTTAGACGATACTGTTAGATTAGAGCAATCATCGTTGGCAGGAAAG GAAGTTTCAGCTGCCTTTGTGTCGTTCAAGTCCCGGCTTGCTGCTGCAATAGCTGTACACATTCAACAAGGAACAAATCCCACAGAGTGGGTCACAGAGAGCGCTCCTGAGCCTCAGGACGTTCATTGGcccttcttttcttcatctttTATAAAAAGATGGGTCTTCAagctggtggtggtggttgcATGTGCTGCTCTTACGATTCTATTCCTCATTCCGGTTGCAATCGTGCAAGGCCTTGCTAATCTTGCACAGTTAGAAACCTGGTTTCCTTTTCTCAAAAGCATACTGAGTTT AACAGTTGTCAGTCAAGTCATAACTGGATATCTTCCAAGTCTTATTCTTCAGTTGTTCCTTTCTTTTGTGCCACCCATCATGATAGTGTTGTCATCCATGGAAGGATACATCTCTTTCAGCCAGATACAAAAAGGTGCATGCACGAAGATGTTGTGGTTTACTATATGGAACATTTTCTTTGCAAATGTACTATCAGGAACAGCTCTCTATCGAGTCGATATCCTTCTTGAGCCCAAAAAGATTCCTGGGCTACTTGCTGATGCTGTTCCAGCACAG GCATCATTCTTCATTGCATATGTTGTGACATCTGGATGGACCAGTGTATCATCAGAACTCTTCCGCATGACCCCCCTGATTTTCAGTATGATAAAAAGACTATTTTCAGGAAAAGATAGTGATGAATTTGAGGTTCCTTCAATTTCATACCACAGTGAAATTCCTAGAATTCTATTTTTTGGAGTCCTTGGAATAACATACTTCTTTCTGGCTCCATTAATTCTACCTTTCCTTCTGGTTTACTGTTGTATGGGATACCTAATCTACCGCAACCAG CTATTGAATGTATATGCACCCAAGTATGAAACTGGTGGAAAATTCTGGCCTATAGTGCACAATTCAACAATATTTTCCCTGGTACTTATGCACATCATTGCGATTGGACTATTTGGGATTAAAAAGCTTCCCTTAGCTTCTAGTTTGATGATTCCTCTTCCAATTCTCACTCTTCTTTTCAATGAGTACTGCCGCAAACGATTTCTACCGATATTCAAATCATATCCTGTTGAG TGTTTGGTAAGGAAAGATAAAGAAGACCAGAGTGATCCTTCAATGGATGCATTTTATGATAAATTAAGCACTGCGTATAAGGATCCAGTTTTGATGCCAATCCGACATCGAAGAAGCACCGATGATCACAACTCTCCACTTCTTCCCGCTGAAGTCTGA
- the LOC133726351 gene encoding uncharacterized protein LOC133726351 isoform X2, whose amino-acid sequence MSLSGKDLIALAQTGRGKTGDFALPILQALIDSPQKAFFALDLSPTKEIAVQIRDHFDALGKDIGAKSTSLIGGLNMGQESRVLATRPHVIHCTWAVVPFNNSNVISRRTHNLPTRIVVLIVSNILQNSPTPPPASGDDSGDPSESPIFPGLQLQIRD is encoded by the exons ATGTCTTTATCAGGAAAAGACTTGATCGCACTTGCCCAAACGGGTAGGGGTAAAACCGGAGACTTTGCTCTTCCTATACTGCAAGCTCTGATAGATTCTCCCCAAAAAGCCTTTTTTGCTTTGGATCTCTCCCCAACAAAGGAGATTGCCGTTCAGATCAGAGACCACTTTGACGCCCTCGGGAAAGACATTGGTGCCAAATCTACTTCG CTTATTGGAGGACTGAACATGGGGCAAGAATCTAGGGTTCTTGCAACGCGACCACACGTCATT CACTGTACGTGGGCGGTGGTgcctttcaataattcaaatgttatCTCAAGGCGGACACATAATCTCCCCACTCGCATTGTCGTTTTGATCGTCTCCAATATTCTACAAAACAGTCCAACACCGCCCCCGGCCTCCGGCGACGATTCCGGCGATCCATCCGAGTCTCCGATCTTCCCAG GCTTGCAGTTGCAAATCAGAGATTGA
- the LOC133726351 gene encoding uncharacterized protein LOC133726351 isoform X1 has translation MSLSGKDLIALAQTGRGKTGDFALPILQALIDSPQKAFFALDLSPTKEIAVQIRDHFDALGKDIGAKSTSLIGGLNMGQESRVLATRPHVIHCTWAVVPFNNSNVISRRTHNLPTRIVVLIVSNILQNSPTPPPASGDDSGDPSESPIFPGSYNLTKKCTIAGGIHGGLQLQIRD, from the exons ATGTCTTTATCAGGAAAAGACTTGATCGCACTTGCCCAAACGGGTAGGGGTAAAACCGGAGACTTTGCTCTTCCTATACTGCAAGCTCTGATAGATTCTCCCCAAAAAGCCTTTTTTGCTTTGGATCTCTCCCCAACAAAGGAGATTGCCGTTCAGATCAGAGACCACTTTGACGCCCTCGGGAAAGACATTGGTGCCAAATCTACTTCG CTTATTGGAGGACTGAACATGGGGCAAGAATCTAGGGTTCTTGCAACGCGACCACACGTCATT CACTGTACGTGGGCGGTGGTgcctttcaataattcaaatgttatCTCAAGGCGGACACATAATCTCCCCACTCGCATTGTCGTTTTGATCGTCTCCAATATTCTACAAAACAGTCCAACACCGCCCCCGGCCTCCGGCGACGATTCCGGCGATCCATCCGAGTCTCCGATCTTCCCAGGTTCGTACAATCTCACCAAGAAGTGTACAATAGCTGGTGGAATTCATGGAG GCTTGCAGTTGCAAATCAGAGATTGA
- the LOC133726349 gene encoding ethylene-responsive transcription factor ERN1-like, producing the protein MARKRKVNEGVEETKSCIEGTMAWDEMVKEASAAAALGGAARRARKRFVGVRQRPSGRWVAEIKDTIQKIRVWLGTFDTAEEAARAYDEAACLLRGANTRTNFWPCSPSPSSTPALPSKITNLLLQRLKARNNNTSCSTPSAAPLPVNHQQKQYQEEAAAEFSENQYTDFLNDPEDYITSNNDNIPEISASSIDYMTSSFESCLTEKEEYTTTREAEQQMDYGNLSEVAEITYSGGDANFVGGSEEDAEEEEVNGQVGAIDFQFVDDIGSSDYYSPSPFEIAEEIEEAVEPETYADEPSMLRAAMKRMKYERKFSASLYAFNGIPECLKLKIGSSTTGNTRMRGISDLQRACSNKNKEEAPAKQEYEGKKEEENQQRSTDMGSSSSSSSFSSLSAVNGDGELSLWSSLDLQPICFLSTN; encoded by the coding sequence ATGGCAAGGAAGAGAAAAGTTAATGAAGGAGTGGAAGAGACCAAAAGTTGCATTGAGGGAACCATGGCTTGGGATGAGATGGTGaaggaagcctcagctgctgcaGCACTCGGAGGAGCAGCAAGAAGAGCTCGAAAGCGTTTTGTTGGTGTTCGCCAAAGACCCTCCGGAAGATGGGTGGCAGAGATTAAGGACACAATTCAGAAGATAAGGGTGTGGTTGGGGACATTTGACACAGCTGAGGAAGCAGCCAGGGCCTATGATGAGGCTGCTTGCTTGCTCCGCGGTGCCAATACTAGAACAAATTTCTGGCCTTGCTCCCCATCACCATCTTCAACTCCAGCACTTCCCTCAAAGATCACAAACCTTCTTCTCCAGAGGCTCAAAGCAAGGAACAACAACACCTCTTGTTCTACTCCATCTGCTGCTCCTTTGCCTGTTAACCACCAACAAAAGCAGTATCAGGAAGAAGCTGCAGCAGAGTTCTCGGAAAACCAATACACTGATTTCCTTAATGATCCAGAAGATTACATCACAAGCAACAATGACAACATCCCTGAGATTAGTGCAAGTAGCATCGACTACATGACATCGAGCTTTGAGTCCTGCTTGACTGAAAAGGAAGAGTACACCACTACAAGAGAAGCTGAACAACAAATGGACTATGGGAATTTGAGTGAAGTGGCAGAGATTACTTATAGCGGCGGGGATGCAAATTTTGTAGGTGGATCAGAGGAAGAtgcggaagaagaagaagtgaatgGTCAAGTGGGTGCCATAGACTTCCAATTTGTGGATGATATTGGATCATCAGACTACTACTCTCCTTCTCCTTTCGAGATTGCTGAAGAGATAGAAGAGGCAGTGGAGCCGGAGACCTATGCAGATGAGCCGTCTATGCTAAGAGCAGCCATGAAGAGAATGAAATATGAGAGGAAATTCTCTGCTTCTCTCTATGCCTTCAATGGCATACCCGAATGCTTAAAGTTAAAGATTGGATCTTCGACAACAGGAAACACGAGAATGAGGGGAATATCTGACCTGCAGAGGGCCTGCAGTAATAAAAACAAAGAGGAAGCTCCAGCCAAACAAGAATatgaaggaaagaaagaagaggagaACCAGCAGAGATCAACTGATATggggtcttcttcttcctcttcttctttttcttctctgagTGCTGTGAATGGTGATGGTGAGTTGTCACTTTGGAGCTCACTTGATCTTCAGCCTATCTGCTTTTTGTCTACTAATTGA
- the LOC133726353 gene encoding pentatricopeptide repeat-containing protein At5g15340, mitochondrial-like → MRWSAHSALTLLSTRHLRSLVQECTRRSSIEAGKKLHAAIITSGFAASADSFLYNALLHLHAACGSAIHARKVFDEIPNSHKDTVDWTVLMGSFARHGMHQTGLRLFVEMRREGVRVDDVAMVCLFSGCARLGNVEVGLQGHGLVVKVGLSSSVKSCNAAMDMYVKCGQLSMAKRVFDEMGERSVVSWTVILDGVV, encoded by the coding sequence ATGAGATGGTCAGCACACTCTGCCTTGACATTACTCTCCACGCGCCACCTCCGTTCTCTCGTCCAAGAATGCACGCGCCGATCCTCCATCGAAGCGGGCAAGAAGCTCCACGCCGCCATCATCACAAGCGGGTTCGCCGCCTCGGCAGACTCGTTCCTCTACAATGCCCTGCTCCATCTCCACGCAGCTTGTGGCAGTGCAATTCATGCGCGCAAGGTGTTCGACGAAATTCCCAACTCGCACAAAGACACTGTGGACTGGACCGTCCTCATGGGAAGCTTTGCTCGCCACGGCATGCATCAAACTGGGCTTCGTTTGTTTGTGGAAATGAGAAGAGAGGGAGTGAGGGTGGACGACGTTGCCATGGTTTGCTTGTTCAGTGGGTGTGCTCGGTTGGGCAACGTTGAGGTTGGGTTGCAAGGACATGGGTTAGTGGTGAAGGTGGGGTTGAGTTCTAGTGTCAAGTCGTGCAATGCGGCTATGGATATGTATGTCAAGTGTGGCCAGTTGAGTATGGCGAAGAGGGTTTTCGACGAAATGGGGGAGCGGAGTGTTGTGTCTTGGACTGTGATTTTGGATGGGGTGGTTTGA
- the LOC133726340 gene encoding CSC1-like protein HYP1 translates to MLLSALLTSVGINLGLCLLYCTLYSILSKQPSNAEVYASRSVAAKEAPAETNGFNFERLLPTAGWVRRAWQPSEDQLLSVTSLDAVVFIRMFIFSLKVFGFGGIIGVFVLLPINFQGTQLGEDYSDFSYMSLDSFSISNVDNGSNWLWVHFCAAYIFSAAVCYLLYDEYSYISSRRIAQFYSSKPQPNQFTVLVRGIPVLSGSSGSETVDRFFTEYYSSTYLSHSVIRRTSKLQRLTSDADKVYRTLARLKSEKDPQQRFKRDGLFGSKVDGLDHYGKKLDDLEDTVRLEQSSLAGKEVSAAFVSFKSRLAAAIAVNIQQGTNPTEWVTEGAPEPQDVHWPFFSSSFLKRWVSKLVVVVACAALTILFLIPVAIVQGLTNLEQLETWFPFLTSILNLTVVSEVITGYLPSLILQLFLSLVPPIMILLSSMEGYISFSQIQKGACTKMLWFTIWNIFFANVLSGTALSQIDILLEPKEIPGLLADGVPAQASFFIAYVVTSGWTSTVSSELFRLKPLIFNVIKRLFSGKNSDEFEAPSIPYHKEIPKILLFGVLGITYFLLAPLILPFLLVYCCMGYLIFRNQLLNVYAPKYETGGKLWPTVHNSTIFSLVLMHIIAIGIFGIKTLPLAASLMIPLPILTLLFNEYCRKRFLPIFKSYPVECLVKKDIEDQSDPSMDAFYDKLRTAYEDPVLMPIQRQRSRDGYNSPLLPR, encoded by the exons ATGCTCCTCTCTGCGCTTTTAACGTCAGTAGGAATTAATCTGGGTCTATGTTTGCTATACTGCACTCTCTACTCTATTCTGAGCAAGCAGCCCAGTAACGCCGAGGTTTATGCATCACGCTCTGTTGCTGCGAAAGAAGCGCCAGCAGAAACAAATGGCTTCAATTTCGAAAGATTGTTGCCCACTGCGGGTTGGGTCAGAAGGGCATGGCAGCCCTCTGAAGATCAGCTCTTGTCTGTCACCAGTTTGGATGCCGTGGTGTTCATTCGCATGTTCATCTTCAG TTTGAAGGTGTTTGGGTTTGGTGGGATTATTGGGGTTTTTGTTCTTCTGCCAATAAACTTTCAGGGGACCCAGCTGGGGGAGGATTATTCGGATTTTTCCTACATGTCTTTGGACTCGTTTAGTATTTCAAATGTGGATAATGGCTCAAACTG GTTATGGGTTCATTTTTGTGCAGCATATATTTTCAGTGCAGCTGTCTGCTACCTTCTTTACGAT GAGTACAGTTATATCTCATCAAGAAGAATTGCTCAATTCTATTCATCCAAACCTCAGCCTAATCAGTTCACAGTATTGGTTCGTGGTATTCCTGTCCTATCTGGGAGCAGCGGCAGTGAAACCGTTGACAGATTTTTTACAGAATATTACTCTTCTACTTATCTTTCACACTCGGTGATTCGTCGAACCAGCAAACTCCAACGTCTCACT AGTGACGCAGATAAGGTTTACAGAACGCTTGCCCGTCTAAAGTCAGAAAAGGATCCACAGCAAAGATTCAAGCGTGATGGGCTTTTTGGAAGCAAAGTAGATGGTTTGGATCACTATGGAAAGAAATtggatgatttagaagataCTGTTAGATTGGAGCAATCATCGTTGGCAGGAAAG GAAGTTTCAGCCGCCTTTGTGTCATTCAAGTCCCGGCTTGCTGCTGCAATAGCTGTAAACATTCAACAAGGAACAAATCCCACAGAGTGGGTCACAGAGGGCGCTCCTGAGCCTCAGGACGTTCATTGGcccttcttttcttcatcttttctaaaaagatgggtctccaagctggtggtggtggttgcATGTGCTGCTCTTACGATTCTATTCCTCATTCCAGTTGCAATCGTGCAGGGCCTCACTAATCTTGAACAGTTAGAAACCTGGTTTCCTTTTCTCACAAGCATACTGAATTT AACAGTCGTCAGTGAAGTCATAACTGGATATCTTCCGAGTCTTATTCTTCAgttgtttctttctttggtgCCACCCATCATGATATTGTTGTCATCCATGGAAGGATACATCTCTTTCAGTCAGATACAAAAAGGTGCATGCACGAAGATGTTGTGGTTTACTATATGGAACATTTTCTTTGCAAATGTACTATCAGGAACAGCTCTCTCTCAAATCGATATCCTTCTTGAGCCCAAAGAGATTCCTGGGCTACTTGCTGATGGTGTTCCAGCACAG GCATCATTCTTCATTGCATATGTTGTGACATCTGGATGGACCAGTACTGTATCATCAGAACTCTTCCGCTTGAAACCCCTGATTTTCAATGTGATAAAAAGACTATTTTCAGGAAAGAATAGTGATGAATTTGAGGCTCCTTCAATTCCATACCAcaaagaaattcctaaaattCTATTATTTGGAGTCCTTGGAATCACATACTTCTTGCTGGCTCCATTAATTCTACCGTTCCTTCTGGTTTACTGTTGTATGGGATACCTAATCTTTCGCAACCAG CTATTGAATGTATATGCACCCAAGTATGAAACTGGTGGAAAACTTTGGCCTACAGTGCACAATTCAACAATATTTTCCTTGGTACTTATGCACATCATTGCGATTGGAATATTTGGGATTAAGACGCTTCCCTTAGCTGCTAGTTTGATGATTCCTCTTCCAATTCTCACTCTTCTTTTCAATGAGTACTGCCGCAAACGATTTCTACCGATATTCAAATCATATCCTGTTGAG TGTTTGGTAAAGAAAGATATAGAAGACCAGAGTGATCCTTCAATGGATGCATTTTATGATAAATTACGCACTGCGTATGAGGATCCGGTTTTGATGCCAATCCAACGTCAAAGAAGCAGAGATGGCTACAACTCTCCACTTCTTCCCCGCTGA
- the LOC133726350 gene encoding vesicle transport v-SNARE 13 isoform X2: MSEVFEGYERQYSELSSNLTKKCTIAGGIHGEQKKQKISEIKAGIDEAESLIRKMDVEARNLQPNVKAVLLAKLREYKSDLNNLKTEVKRLVSGNLNASARDELLESGMADALTASADQRSRLMVTTERLDKTSDRVKNSRRTMLETEELGVSILQDLHSQRQSLLHAHSAVHGVDDNIGKSKKILTSMTRRMSRNKWIIGSIIAVLVIAIALILYFKLK, from the exons ATGAGTGAGGTATTCGAAGGATACGAGCGCCAATACAGCGAGCTCTCCTCCAATCTCACCAAGAAGTGTACAATAGCTGGTGGAATTCATGGAG agcaaaagaagcaaaagatTTCTGAAATAAAGGCTGGAATAGATGAAGCAGAATCTTTG ATCCGGAAAATGGACGTTGAGGCAAGAAATTTGCAGCCAAATGTTAAGGCTGTGCTTCTTGCTAAGTTGAGGGAATATAAATCAGATCTGAATAATCTGAAAACCGAAGTTAAAAGACTTGTATCTGGCAACTTAAATGCATCTGCCCGGGATGAGTTGTTGGAATCAGGCATGGCTGATGCTTTGACG GCATCAGCAGATCAGAGATCAAGGTTGATGGTGACGACAGAGAGATTAGACAAGACCAGTGATAGAGTTAAGAACAGTAGAAGAACCATGCTGGAAACAGAAGAGCTTGGTGTTTCAATCCTTCAAGATTTGCATTCACAGCGACAGTCTCTCTTACATGCTCATAGCGCG GTTCATGGAGTGGATGACAACATAGGTAAGAGCAAGAAAATTTTGACTTCCATGACAAGGAGGATGAGCAGGAACAAGTGGATAATTGGCTCAATTATTGCAGTTCTTGTCATTGCAATTGCCTTGATCTTGTACTTCAAACTTAAATAG
- the LOC133726350 gene encoding vesicle transport v-SNARE 13 isoform X1, whose product MSEVFEGYERQYSELSSNLTKKCTIAGGIHGEQKKQKISEIKAGIDEAESLIRKMDVEARNLQPNVKAVLLAKLREYKSDLNNLKTEVKRLVSGNLNASARDELLESGMADALTASADQRSRLMATTERLDKTSDRVKNSRITMLETEELGVSILQDLHSQRQSLLHAHGTVHGVLDDNIGKSKKILTSMTRRMSRNKWIIGSIIAVLVIAIALILYFDQT is encoded by the exons ATGAGTGAGGTATTCGAAGGATACGAGCGCCAATACAGCGAGCTCTCCTCCAATCTCACCAAGAAGTGTACAATAGCTGGTGGAATTCATGGAG agcaaaagaagcaaaagatTTCTGAAATAAAGGCTGGAATAGATGAAGCAGAATCTTTG ATCCGGAAAATGGACGTTGAGGCAAGAAATTTGCAGCCAAATGTTAAGGCTGTGCTTCTTGCTAAGTTGAGGGAATATAAATCAGATCTGAATAATCTGAAAACCGAAGTTAAAAGACTTGTATCTGGCAACTTAAATGCATCTGCCCGGGATGAGTTGTTGGAATCAGGCATGGCTGATGCTTTGACG GCATCAGCAGATCAGAGATCAAGGTTGATGGCGACGACAGAGAGGTTAGACAAGACCAGTGATAGAGTTAAGAACAGTAGAATAACCATGCTGGAAACAGAAGAGCTTGGTGTTTCAATCCTTCAAGATTTGCATTCACAGCGACAGTCTCTCTTACATGCTCATGGCACG GTTCATGGAGTACTGGATGACAACATAGGTAAGAGCAAGAAAATTTTGACTTCCATGACAAGGAGGATGAGCAGGAACAAGTGGATAATCGGCTCAATTATTGCAGTTCTTGTCATTGCTATTGCCTTGATCTTGTACTTCGATCAAACTTAA
- the LOC133726347 gene encoding F-box/kelch-repeat protein At3g06240-like, protein MAEDRGSGGVVKRIRSDYFDEDIVSEILARLPVRSLLRFRCVCKSWRALIADSHFVKKHSSYAERGIGDNNSKLLFLMNPPLSIDYEALKDLKEGGDGWFARRELHFPVKLAAYQFMHERIRILGSCNGLICVECQGVGIVVWNPCTGEYKVLPNPPTDCHPSDFYGFGYDSTTDDYKIIRGRRSSEEALIHVFTLKTGSWRTTRDHDYAEFWGKGCLFNGALHWLVSTYPGSRIMSFCVAEEKFEETVPLLDDYHVFHGVLVYKDHLCVYQILDGIPAVLSVWLMEEYGAKESWTQVIKFSLKKLRGEELKPLCILQNGEILMHRVMSDDPFEFNDPADVFDVDLDELYYEQLMQDDPDVFNDDPGMFDEDLDELYYEQLMQDDPDVFDDDPGVFDEDLDELYYEQLMQDDPDVFDDDPGLSDEDLDTLYNQQCMWNAESLLVLTNQKTSKAVFEVDLGFGAATYRQTLVSPVTGI, encoded by the coding sequence ATGGCGGAGGACCGCGGTAGTGGTGGTGTGGTTAAGCGAATTCGGAGTGACTACTTCGACGAAGATATAGTTTCCGAGATACTGGCAAGGCTTCCGGTCAGATCTTTACTTCGATTCCGCTGTGTGTGCAAATCATGGCGTGCTCTGATTGCGGATTCGCACTTTGTGAAGAAACACTCGAGCTACGCAGAGAGAGGAATCGGCGACAACAACTCCAAGCTCCTGTTTCTAATGAATCCTCCGCTATCAATAGACTACGAAGCACTGAAGGATCTGAAGGAGGGTGGTGATGGTTGGTTTGCAAGAAGAGAGCTCCACTTTCCGGTAAAGCTTGCTGCTTACCAATTTATGCATGAAAGAATTAGGATTTTGGGTTCTTGCAATGGGTTGATTTGTGTTGAATGCCAAGGGGTGGGGATTGTCGTATGGAACCCTTGCACCGGAGAATACAAGGTGCTACCAAATCCTCCTACAGATTGCCATCCTTCAGATTTTTATGGGTTTGGCTATGACTCCACAACTGATGATTACAAGATCATAAGGGGGCGTAGGTCTTCGGAGGAGGCCCTGATTCACGTGTTTACGCTGAAAACGGGCTCATGGAGAACCACTCGGGATCACGATTATGCCGAATTTTGGGGTAAAGGGTGCTTATTCAATGGAGCTCTACATTGGCTTGTGTCTACTTACCCAGGATCAAGAATTATGTCCTTTTGTGTGGCGGAGGAGAAGTTTGAGGAGACAGTTCCGTTACTAGATGATTATCATGTTTTTCATGGTGTATTAGTATATAAAGATCATCTGTGTGTATATCAGATCTTAGATGGCATCCCTGCTGTTTTATCAGTATGGTTGATGGAGGAATATGGGGCCAAGGAATCCTGGACTCAAGTTATAAAGTTTTCTTTGAAGAAATTACGTGGAGAGGAGTTGAAGCCCCTGTGCATTTTGCAAAATGGTGAAATTTTGATGCATAGGGTTATGTCTGATGATCCTTTTGAGTTTAATGATCCTGCTGATGTGTTTGATGTGGATCTTGATGAGTTGTATTATGAACAACTTATGCAGGATGATCCTGATGTGTTTAATGATGATCCTGGTATGTTTGATGAGGATCTTGATGAGTTGTATTATGAACAACTTATGCAGGATGATCCTGATGTGTTTGATGATGATCCTGGTGTGTTTGATGAGGATCTTGATGAGTTGTATTATGAACAACTTATGCAGGATGATCCTGATGTGTTTGATGATGATCCTGGTTTGTCTGATGAAGATCTTGATACGTTGTATAATCAACAGTGTATGTGGAATGCAGAAAGCCTATTGGTATTAACTAATCAAAAGACCTCAAAGGCTGTTTTTGAAGTTGACTTGGGTTTTGGAGCTGCCACTTACAGGCAGACTTTAGTTTCACCGGTAACAGGCATATGA